The DNA segment ttttaaccgatttctccaaatccacaAGTGCTGTTTTCAGTTTTCATCTTTAATGTGCCCATCCATCCCTCCTCTTACTTCCCCTTATTCAGAAACCgccacctgcagctctggggagggATCAGCCCCTTAAAACACACTGATCATCCCCAAaatgctgccagccccagccaggcgtggtggcagcacctctgtgggGCAGCTGGGTGCTGATGATCAGCCCCAGACGCCCCAGCCCAtccctcagggctgctcctggggcaaGCACCTCTGTGAGGCTGCACAGCCAACCTGTGTAGCTTTCAGGACAGGGATTTAATAattcagtgggtttttttttcttccaagcaTCATTTATTAGCTCTTTACAGAGCTGTTTGCTGCTCAGAGAGAAACTAAAGCCAATATTCTTTGTGAGTGTGTGGCTCTAACGCTGTTAAACTTCACAAAACCTCATCAGCAGTGATTTGGCCCCAGGTATGAACAACTGAGGAGGTAAAGAGCAGCGttttcctgcctgcctgtgGATCTTAGCAGCCTGGCAGGCTCTTGTTGCAGCAGATCCTGGCTCTTGGACATTGTCACATTCCCCATGGCACCAGTGGCTTGTGCCAGGCAATGAATGGTTTGGACACCCACCAAAATCTCCTCTGAGTCATTCTGAAACCCTAAAGTGCTGATCAGCATTGCTGGGGATGACAGGAAGCCCTgggaaagagggaggaaagctttgctctttttttttttaataattaccTTTTATTGAATGAATTCTTTTGCTTGAGTGGGTTCTGAGGTGGGAGTGCTGCTGAGTCCCACACACGGCGAGGGCACAGAAATGCTCAATAAATCAGACTGAATTCATCAGCACTTTCTTGCTCTCCaaatagtctttttttttaaccgGTGCAGGACTGGGATTAGCCACCAAACTGCCCTGGGAGGAGTGGCAGAAAGCTGTGGCACTTCACCCTGGTCCTGTCCCAGCTCCGAGGCGTGGAGCCCGGTCATTCCCATGGAAACCTCGGCAGCACAGCCCGGGGAAGGGACACGGCCGTGGTCCAGCAGCTCTGACACTAATGATATAATTAGCTGTGTTAAAAGTCACgtctgggagcagctgctttgTTTCCAGGGTGACCAAAGTGCCATAAATGACGCTGTCCAGCCGTGTTTCCATAGAGCTGCATCCTGGCAGGGTGGGACAGAGGGTCCTTGGTGGCAGGACATGGACACGGCCAGAGGATCCATTCTGCCTCCCAGACTGGCCAGGCTGAGACCACCCAGCCCCAcccagagccagggagcagttggttttgtttaaaaagaaaaaaaatctttggttTATGTTTCGAAACccaacaagaacaacaaaaaataagagTTCCAGGCTGGGATCCTTCTTCCTTGGCTGCCCACAGGCGTTGAGCATCCCTTGTTTTGTACATTCACAGAAGCACAGATTGGTTTTACCTAAATCCCTCTCTCCCAGAGATCTTCCTTAGTTTTTGTCCTAGAACGTGTTTTCTTGTTGTGTTACTTAGAAACAATGTGGAAACAATCCCATTTCAGTTCAGGAAAGCACCTAAATGTACCCAGGGCCCTGTTCAGTGAAATCACACCTTGGATAAAGACACTTGTGACACTTTATTTTCCTGCAAGAAGAGTTGAGAAATTCATTGACTGGGTACAGTATTTCAATACTTCCCAACCTAAATGATCGTAATGTTCCACACTCAGTGTTTGggatggaattttgggtttaATCAATTTTAAGGACGTGTAATGAGTTGTGGGTACTTTAGCATGGGAAGGTCACGGCTTTTCTCCTGATCTGGGGTAAATCAGCCACTTGAGGCTGGTGCTGAGTCCAGATCCGTGCTTGGGCAAAGCCATTCCCTGGGAACAGCCAGGGATAATCAGGCAGGACAATGTGAAGGGATCTATTCCAACATCCATTTGGGTCCTTAAGCCAGAACCACGAGCTGCAATTCCAGCCCATTGTCTGGAAAATGTCAGGAGCTGAGAGAGCGCTGGAGGAAGAAATTGTTGGCAtgagtggtgagagcactgcgGGGTCTCGTCCTCTGGAGATGGGAATTGtcatcctcctgctgctccagggggaAACAGGAGGGCAAAGCCAGCCCTGGGACATGGAAACGCCTCTGGGTTTGTGTGTGCAGAAATCCAGGAACATATGGGCAGCatcctgtccctgtctgtcccagcAGCAAACCAGGAGGAGTGTGAATAAACTATCAACAACAGGAGGGGAATATTTATAGGAAAATGGAAGAGAGGATGGGGGGAAGGGGCTCCTGTTGGAGGGTGGGCTTGGGAGGGAGTGGGGCTGCATCGTGGAGGGGTTTGCTGTTCCCATGCACGCAGACAggaggaaaatgaaataaaaatgacatGAACCTGGGGATGTATGAGCACACAATGCCCACAAACATCCATGATCTGCACCCAGTTCTCCAGAGGacttatttttacttttattttggaATCCTAGGCAGAGTGAGCAGCCTTCAAGTGTATTTATTACGGTCTTGAGTTGCTTTCCATGGTAACTAATTGTGATTTCCGAGGCACAGGTTCTGCAATGGCACAGGATGAAATGGAGCTGAATATGGAGGCAgctgagaagaagaaaatcacTTGCTTATGAAATGGTATTTAATGATGGGGATTGATGGAGCAGAAAAAATGGGGGTGGCAGGGACTAGAACACAAAGCAGCTCTCTCAAAGCAGCTTCATGTATTTCCTCAGATTTTGAATTCCTCAGGAAAGCATCTGGTGAATATTTAAGGAAGGGAAACTCCCCTATATGTGCTGCCTTCTCACTTCCCCACTTCCCATTTTATTGAGGAAACTCTTAAAAATCCAAGTGTATTAAAGAAACCGGTCaggaaatgaaattattattatatgGTGTTTGCTGGTTAAAATAATGGGAGGGCTTTTACAAAAATTTACCCCTTgcacagtgaaaaaaaagagGTGAAGAAACCCTGTTTTGAGCAATGATGGATaaaattgaggaaaaaaggTTTCCCTGGCGTGCAGGGGTCTCGCTGCCCTCCCACACCCTGGGATGGTGCTCAAGGATGAGTTGAGTGGAGCCAGGGAAAACACTGAGGACCATTTTGAGCCAATTGGGAATTTCCAAGCTCTCACATGGGGTCAAAATTTCTGGAatgttcctgctcctcctctgtaAGCCTCTGAGAGTCCATGGGATTTAACAGCTATGACATGTCCCCCAGAGAAAAACAATATTGTCTTGTCCTCTTTAAAATCTCTGAATTAATGAACAGCAGTGCAAAACCCAGCccatgaaacaaacaaacaaaaaaccccctaaaaaatcccaaacccactccccaaaacccagaaaatccAAGTAAACAACCAGAAATGTAACTGTGATGAGTGTGGTTATGTTGCTCAGCTAAAATCCACATGTTTGTGGGAGTTTCTCTAACCTTGGCCCAACATCACCAGAAATCCTGGATAAATATGGGATCAGATTTGTGGGGATGTGCATGTGTAAAGTCCAATCCTTTGTCACTGAAGTGTTAATGTTACTGACCCAGCAGACAGTGAggtttttattataaaaatagaATATTGAGATGTAGGCACTTCAAATGCATCTGACACAAGCCTGGTGCTGAGGAGCACAGAGCCATTCCAAGGGATGGGAGATCCATGGGAACCCTTCTAGAACCTTCCCTGTGGGTCTGCCAGGCTGAATCTGAGCCTGTGGTGTATCCAGCTGAGGAGCTGTAACCAAATTTTCATCTCTGGCAGTTACCACGCTCCAGTTTGGCTTCCTGGAGCaacctgcctgctccagctgcagcaacCAAGGGATTTCAGGAGAGCACACGttaaataaaatgttcttttaatGATCACCCCCCAAATACCCAAAGGCACCAGTCAACACCGTGGACTAATGACCTACAAATTGGTGGGATTCTTACACATTTGTAGCATTACAATATTTTTTCCACAGCTTCAGATGGCACATTAAGAGGAGTATTTCATCTGCAACAGCTTTGTCCTGAATGCCCTTCCATGTGAGTATTTAATAGAAAAAGGATCAAACCAAAACTGAGCTGGCTGCCCTCCTTGCTCCAGGTATTTCTGCGGCTCATCTTGAATCCACACCTGAATAACTCCAAATTGATTTCCAATTTATCACTGTAAccacccaaatcccctcagAGATCCTCAGGCTCCAGGTAACACATGGAGAAGCAACACCTCCACTGAGGAcaatttgcatttcttttatcCCTTGCAAAAACCTCTGTAACGTGTCGAGTATAAAGCtcacaaaatacattttaaaggaACTACCATAAAGTATTTGCTTCAAATAGACCTTTTACAACAAAACACAAAGTTCAaaggacatttttttttaaggaaagcaCTTGAAACTGTAACACTTAGGTCCTGACAACATTAGATTACTTTAAGCTGTAAACCCTAAGAAGTTTTGTGATTAAATAAAATCAGCATTACAATTTCCAGGCATTATAATCATTGAACAGATTGTAACAACGAGATATAATTATAATGCAAACATGAAGCTCAGGAGACTGGCACTGAGAAAACTCTCAATTCTTTGTAGATTTAAGATCTGCACATGATAAAATCAGTAACAACTGGAGAAGAGGTTCCAATATTTCATCCTACACACTGATGTCAGTGTTTTCCAAACAGCAGTCAATACATCATCCCCTTTTTCATATTACTTTACAGAGTCATTATGACCTTGAACAAAAAAAGCCCCTCCAGGTCAATTACTGCTGCCAGGTATCAATAGAACATCTGGAAGGAAATAATTAAAACCATCAGGTTTTGTTAATTGCCCCTGTAGGTGTAGATACATGAGATTTTATATATGTAAGGCTAAataaattacatatatatatatatatatgtgcttACATATACAAGATCACAACCTCAACCTTCAGAACTGAACTACCTCTAGGTAAGAAATATAAGACCTTTTTCCATAAATTTAAAGGGTTTATTTATACCTGAGAGATTTTTGCATATTGATGTCTTTGTACCTTTGCCTGTAGGTGCTCCCCTAAGTCTTTCCTCTTTCCTGGGTACAAAGCCCACTGCAGCCAGGTGGGTTCTTCCCACCAGCACCATGGGCTTTGCTGAGCCTTTCCTACCTAACCTGGATCAACAGAGAGGTGACAGAATTCAATATATACTTAAATAAAGTTCTGTATAAGTGCACAGGCTGGTTTATACAAACCCACAGCGAGTTCACCACTCCTGATACTTCCACAAtatctgattttaaaaacattttagtgCTTCACCCAATGCATGTTTCTACTTTGTTGGTTAAAGAACAcctcagtgaagaatttttctgggttttggatCACTGGCCATGCAAGACACGCTGAAAATGCTCCTTCCTGCCTGAACTGTTCCCTGGTTCTTGGGAAGATCAACCCATTTTTCCACCCAACAACCACGGAAACCAGGGAGTGGAGGAGTAATAAATCAAAGTGGCAACACTACATTAAGGTCACAGGTCAGTGCAGACGCACTGAGACTCTCCAAAAAATCCAAAGAGATTAGGAGCCCCCTTCCTCCTGAAATTTAAGGCATTTGGATGCCTGATTCCCACAGATTCCCCAGTccagctctcagctcctcatCCCTGCAGATCCCAAGCAGTAGCAGGGACATGACCCACGTAAGGCTCTTACAGAATTTCACAGTGCTATTGAACATGGCAAACACCAAACTAAATGGAAAAGTTCTCTTTGTCATCCCAACAGTTcaattaaaacagaaatgaaaggaaTCCACCATGCCTCACTCCATTTTGCTGCTGACAGGGGGAATTCCCTCAAAGTGCTTTCATGCAAACATGGTGTTACCATAGCTGATCACAGAGCAATTGGAATTGATGGTTTTATTAATTATAGTTTAACCAATGGAAAGATCTTAGTGGAAGTAGAATAAAGTGTGCTTTCAGACACCAAATTGGACATACCTGAAAAATCAGCAAAAGTAACAGTACTCTATTCATGAAAGACATCACAAAATAATTCAGATTCATCAGCAAACCCTTCTTATGTTGTAGAAATACCAATTTTTTGCACtgtattttacagaaaaaagtTGACTTTAGTGATGATGGTCTTTGAACAATTCTTTGTTCAATGTACAGGAATATAATAGGGAAAAGGGAAGCTACATTTCACTGGCAATCAGACCTCACAGACCTTAGAAAATTTAGAAATGTTTGACTCAAAAAAGCACACTTATGGACCACATTTCTCTGTAAAATAAATCAAACTCTTGTGCCCAAGTAGAAGAAATTCCCAAGGCCTGACACCTGTTGTAAATGGATGCAATGCAGCCactgctctggagcaggaggagatgaggatggacagtgacagtgacaacaCAGCGACACACAAATGTAAGAAACTCTACAGCTTGCATTTCCAGTTGGCTGTTCCCATTTTTTTTACCCACACCCCTTCCAAACCTCCTTTTCCTGCTAGTCCTTCTTGTTCCTTTTCCCATGTTTGGTTTTGGTGACCCCACCTTAGATCCATCTGTCCCAacctgctcatcctggagcaaACCCTCTGCCCATTGTAGCTATAAACACTCTGCAACCCCAGGGCGTGTTTCCCTTTCCATGTTTCCCTTTCCATAATTTAGGAGCTCTCTGGCACCATTTCCAGCATTTCATGGAGCAACTGGCACAGGGAGGCACTTATGTGACATGTTTAAAACTTATCTTTGGTaaacactcacacacacacagatgtgtAACTCATGTTTTGCTTCCTGATGGTAAATCCTCGTTTGCTACTGGTGGATGTGTGCAGGTATCTAAACACAGACAGGACTTTACCAGTATAAAATAGTTCTTCAAATGCCACTGCcaaggatttattttaattcaCCTAAAAATAGCGCCAGTCCTGGGcttttggaggtttttcctCACTGTTTGTTGTGCATTAAAGCAGCTGTGATCAATAACAAATTAGTGATAGAAAGTGAGCCCATTCTGCTCAATTTTCACTTCCTTTCTCATTCTCTTGCCTTGGTTTTCAAAACCAATTTCATCAGAATAGCTGTAcctctttcagcttttgttgtCTGTGAGGCACATCCTGGGCTCTGACGCTGCCTGACTGGAGCAGCAAAATCTTTCCCTGGGATCAGTGGAAATTTCAGATACACAAAATGCTGAGTCTGCTCTGGGTAGGGGCATTTCCTGCtcaccagtacaaaccagtactcTGGGGAGGGAAGTGGCCCCGAGTCTCTGACTGACCTGAGGAATGATCAGCCACCAAGAGATGACCCAGCAATGTGTGTTTTCAAAGGTGCTGCAAATAAATGTTGCTGGAACTGCATGGATAAAACCAAGGGATGATTGACTTTGACGTACCCAGAGCACTGTCCCTTCTAACATCAGGCATTTCTACAGAGAGGTATTTCATTGGATTCAGTTTTCATTGACAccatttacatttttcataataattttttttcttttttagaacCCAGAACTTAGtgcatttcatttttataaaattaGAATAATTTATATCCTTCTCTTTTCATTGCAAAAAAATACAGCCCAAACACACGCCAAGGTATAAACACTTCACGAACGACAGACGCTTCACTTATTTCACCTGCTTAATGGTGAGTTAGACATTGACCAACCAAACAACTTTGGCAACTTGCACAAAAATATGTCCTTAACTCAAAAGTGCTGATAAAACTCGCTTTAATGAGGCCTTTATTAAGGAGAGAACTGGAAAGAGAGGAGTGGTGAGTGCTTGGAGGTTGGAGCGTTCCTACACCATCCCGCTCTGTAGCTGTATGTGGAAGGGGTACGGCTGGTAGAACACAGGGGGTTGTCCATGGGCAATGTAGTAGTTGCTGAAGTTTCTGTCACTGATATAGGGAGCAGGCTGATAGTAGCACGTGACGTTGGCCGCGTTCGGGATGATGTTCTGTTCTCCGAGCACTTTCAAAGCCAGGATTGTGATCATATTGAGGGTCTGCCTTCGCTCGTGCCCCATGAGGCAGACTGTGCTCTTGTTCACCACCCCACGCAGGGTCATCAAGTAGTCGTACTTGCTCTTCTCCTCCCCGATGAAGTGGTTGCGCAGGTAGGACTCgattttcctctgctgctcGGCAACGTCGGGAAAATCAATGAAGAACCTGGAGCACATGTAACGTTCCAGAGATTTAATTTCAGCCTCATCCGCCGGCTTAAAGTCACGGACCAGGAGGTTGCTGTACTTCAGGAGGCCGCCTCCCCTGATCTCCTCCGGGTTGCGCGTGGAGATCAGTTTGTATTTCAGGTGGTCCATGGCTTGGCTGAAGTCCCCGTACATGCTCTCGGCGATGACGGCGGGGTGGCAGTCCTGTGTCAGGGGCCGGTCTGAGGCTCTGTAGACGGCCAGGATGGAGTCCAGGATGATCTGGAAGGAGTCCACGCTGAACTCGAACTGCCGCCGCAGCGAGCTGACGAACTTCAGCTCCACGTTCTTGCCGCTGTTGTTGGACAGAGAGATGAGGCTCCAGCGGTCGTGGTCGGTGGAGACTTTGACCATCTTCTGCACATAAGCATCTTTCATGGTCTGAGCCGTGATTTTTTGCTTGTTAACACATTTTGGCAAGAAGTCCAATAGGCAATTGAGAACTGCTTCCTTAACGATCTGGAACTCGAGCTCACTGGGAAGTTCCACTCCAAAAATGATGTCCAGGTCCTTGTAACTGGTGCCATTGTGCTTCACCAGGATGTGACTGGCAGTGGAACCGTTCAGGCGGATGTCCCTGACATGGATCTGCTTCTCAATGAGCTGCTCCTTTACCATGTGGATTATATCCTTCGGCTTTACCTCCAGGGTTGGAAAATTTCCTCTCCCATGAATAGGTATAGCCTCAGTCAAAACCTGATCCAGGATTTTAATCTGATCCCAGGTGAGATAACTGAATCTGTGGTCCAAGTCCTCAGTCATTGTGATATTGGTTGGCTAAACAGGGAGAAAGAGGAATTAGAGGCAAATGTTAGAACTTTCTGGAATACCAGAGAGGACATTTCACTTGGTTGTACCAAACTTCCCCCCTCAGTGTAGTGACAGAGCTGTTCATTTTAGAGACACAACCCCAGTTAACGGTCTGAGTCAACCACTGCACTTGTCACAGGcttttaattgaattttaatGTACTCAGGTTTTAATCCTGCTGAGAAGCCATCACGTTATTGTATAACCCATGACTCAAAGTAAATGCAGCAAACCATATAGACCCAATTTAAAACTACTCAAAGGTTAATAACATGAAGTACTTGGTGGTTCTAATGGAACTCCAAATAAATTTTGCCATGAAGAGATAAAATGAGCAAATGATCAAATTTGTTCTTTCTGTCCTACCTAGACGTCTCCCTTGATCTTCAGTGGCTTGACTACTTAAAAGTACTGAAAAACCAGGAAgttttttttgtgaaaaccGGGAATGTTGCAACCTGCTCCCTGTTTATCCAGCCAAATGCCTTGGATGAACTTTGGTCTCTGTGGATCATCTAAACACACGCATCATTTAATATCACTAGTGGCTTAAGGACTGGATGGATATCTGATAATTGTCAAGTTGTTTCCAGGATgtttctgtggaaaatattcCCCTTCTAAGCCATAAGCCATGTTTTACATTAATGTAACAATGCTGCAAATCGTGGTTTGCAGATATGGTGAGAAAATCCCTTCCAGTCTTGTGGAAAAAGGACGTCAAGAAAGAAGCACCTACAGAATACATGGGATAAAGCTCAGCTTTGGGAATTTCTCAGTTTAAAATGATATCTTGAATTCATAGCATCACATTTAGCAAGGAGATGAGACACTCAGGTGGTGGCCAGGTGGCATCTGAAGGGGCTCAGTGAGGCACCAGCCGTGTGGAAGGAGTGCCTTTGGGAGCCTGCCAGCACCCAGAACCTGCTTCCGAAACACCCCCGAGCGTTTCTGCAGCCAGATGGCTCAAACATATTCTTTCAGCCAAAGctcaggaataaaaataaagtaaaatcaTACTAAGTAACAACACTACTGAAAAGTCCCCACTGTTGTTTCTCTACCCAGTGGGACTCCATATGTACGTTGTCATACATTCCCCTTCCCTCGCCTTCAGATTCCACATTCTGGAATATTTTAGTGATTTCAAGTAATTTGTGAGATGCCAAATGGCTTGGGAACATGGCAGAGCTCTATTTCAAATACTTCTGCTGGAATTTCAGCTCCCATTACGCTGATCAGGAGCATATGTAATTCCAAGCACCTTCCTGGCCTCATGACAAAGAATGGGACTAACCAGATGTTTGAAGCTGAAGGAATGTTTTAAAAGTTGGCTAAAGCAGGACTGAAGCTGGGAATTGAATTGACAGTGTGAAGGTCCTGGAATCAGTCCCATAGGTCTGGCACAACCACGTAGCTCCTGGCATTGTGTACATGGTGTATAATTCCACACCCACAACAGGTATGTTTTCAGGTGTATTCAGAGATATCCACATTTTTCCTGCAGGTGTTTAGAGGACACAACATTTGAACTGAAAAGGAGAGAAACTGCcctccacagcactgccagtTTTACATGCTAATGATTTCACCATTGAATATTCATTAGAATTCCATGCTTATTCATTTAAAACTATAGCTATGCATCCTTCAGAGCCTTCATGACAACTCAGTACAAGTCTATCCTAAAAACCAGCTTTTACAGAGAGCTACTGCTAATTCTGGAAGTGGGACAACCTTGGGTGGAGGCAGGTTGGAAGGAGAGGGTTTTGTTCAAATGTTTTATGCTGCCATGTTGTCACCTGAGTCATTCATACAATCACAgaattaaggctggaaaagacttccaagatcatcaagtctgGCTTTTCATATGCCAGATTATGGTGGACCAGCCCAAATGGTCCCCTAGCAAACTTAAAATTGTCAGAATTGTTGTCTAAGCAGTAGTTTTTATTATGGCATTTGTTTGATATTGCAGAACCTTGACCTTTCTGAGGCTGATGCtgtgatgcaaaaaaaaaaaagggagcagagaaggGAGTGTTGAAATTCAACCCCCTTTTAGCAGAGGGACCCTCTTCAAACACTTGGAAAGTCAGAAGATGGACGTATCTCCAAATAAGCTTAGAAATCCTTCCTTTATTGCTACATGTTTTTAGGTATTTCAGATGTTATTGCAATATACTGAGGTTTGAAACTGAAAGGAGAAGGTAATGTCAGTAAATCTCTCTTTTGTGTTGAAGAGGCACCCCTCAAAATGTCATTTCTCTGAAGTGATTCCTGGAGAATCTGAGGAGGCTTTGGGAGCTCAGTCTCACCATTAATGTTTTATGATAAATATTAAAGAATTCTGTGCTGAAATAACACCTTCAACTCTGACAAGTGAGAAAAATgtactaggaaaaaaacccagggattcagttttcaaaattatttttaaaaagaatttatttgcaGTTAAGcctaaataaatattattattagtagtagtatTTTTTATTATGTACTAATTTGCTACCAGTTTGCAATCCAATACTTTAACCCTGCACTCTCCTaaaaggattttattttgttattttcttcaATCTTGTCTGGCAAAAAGAACAATTTTCAGGCACTTTTATAGTCATTAGGAACCTGATTCTCAAAGCAGGAGCAAATTTACTTACTGAGGTGCTCAGGTTAATGCCAGGAGTTATTATTAATGTAATTAACCTCAGTTACAATACATCAGCAGCAACACTGAGGCTGTAATTAGTCCAAGTGTTGTGTAAAACAAGAGATCCTGGGATGAAG comes from the Passer domesticus isolate bPasDom1 chromosome 7, bPasDom1.hap1, whole genome shotgun sequence genome and includes:
- the TENT5D gene encoding terminal nucleotidyltransferase 5D produces the protein MTEDLDHRFSYLTWDQIKILDQVLTEAIPIHGRGNFPTLEVKPKDIIHMVKEQLIEKQIHVRDIRLNGSTASHILVKHNGTSYKDLDIIFGVELPSELEFQIVKEAVLNCLLDFLPKCVNKQKITAQTMKDAYVQKMVKVSTDHDRWSLISLSNNSGKNVELKFVSSLRRQFEFSVDSFQIILDSILAVYRASDRPLTQDCHPAVIAESMYGDFSQAMDHLKYKLISTRNPEEIRGGGLLKYSNLLVRDFKPADEAEIKSLERYMCSRFFIDFPDVAEQQRKIESYLRNHFIGEEKSKYDYLMTLRGVVNKSTVCLMGHERRQTLNMITILALKVLGEQNIIPNAANVTCYYQPAPYISDRNFSNYYIAHGQPPVFYQPYPFHIQLQSGMV